The following coding sequences are from one Electrophorus electricus isolate fEleEle1 chromosome 22, fEleEle1.pri, whole genome shotgun sequence window:
- the eif4e2rs1 gene encoding eukaryotic translation initiation factor 4E family member 2 related sequence 1 — MKSSALNTTQTAPRRRLNRTSGMNQFDHLKEEETEEHDDTVSTRDEKNEVDSTSVNNNNNRRKTITPGPGEHPLQYNYTFWYSRRTPSRPANTQSYEQNIRQIGTVASVEQFWKLYSHLVRPGDLTGHSDFHLFKEGIKPMWEDEANKSGGKWIIRLRKGLASRFWENIILAMLGEQFMVGEEVCGVVVSIRFQEDILSIWNKTASDQVTTSRIRDTLRRVLNLPPNTIMEYKTHNDSLKDNSSFRNTKITL; from the exons ATGAAGAGTTCTGCCCTGAATACCACACAAACCGCACCTCGAAGGCGACTGAACCGAACAAGCGGAATGAATCAGTTTGATCA TTTAAAAGAGGAAGAGACTGAAGAACACGACGATACAGTGTCAACGCGAGACGAGAAGAACGAAGTGGACAGCACCTCCgttaacaataacaataaccgAAGAAAG ACCATCACCCCTGGGCCGGGCGAGCACCCCCTCCAGTATAACTACACATTCTGGTACTCCCGCCGCACGCCCAGTAGACCAGCCAACACACAGAGCTACGAGCAGAACATCAGACAGATCGGAACTGTGGCGtcg GTGGAGCAGTTCTGGAAGTTGTACAGTCACCTGGTTCGGCCCGGAGATCTGACAGGACACAGTGATTTCCACCTGTTCAAGGAAGGCATCAAACCcatgtgggag GACGAGGCTAATAAGAGTGGAGGGAAATGGATCATCCGTCTGCGTAAGGGTCTGGCCTCACGGTTCTGGGAGAACATCATACTAGCCATGCTGGGGGAGCAGTTCATGGTGGGGGAAgaggtgtgtggagtggtggTGTCCATCCGCTtccag gaAGACATTCTGTCCATTTGGAATAAAACAGCCAGTGATCAGGTGACAACGTCACGCATCAGAGACACACTGCGGCGTGTCCTCAACCTGCCGCCCAACACCATCATGGAGTATAAGACCCACAACGACAGTCTCAA ggaTAATTCCAGCTTCCGCAACACTAAGATTACATTGTGA